In a single window of the Atlantibacter hermannii genome:
- the glpC gene encoding anaerobic glycerol-3-phosphate dehydrogenase, which yields MSLNETGFESCIKCTVCTTACPVSRANPHYPGPKQAGPDGARLRLKDPSLYDEALKYCTNCKRCEVACPSDVKIGDIIQRARAEYAPHNPSLRDALLSHTDLMGSLSTPFAPLINAATGMKPVRQLLDKALKIDHRRSLPRYAFGTFRQWYRKQAAAQAKFADKVAFFHGCYVNYNNATLGKDLVSVFNAMNIGVTLLNKEKCCGVPLIANGFVDKARKQARVNARSLEEAIVERQLPVIATSSTCTFTLRDEYPHVLDVDTTPLRDSIELATRFLWRRLEEGATLNLKHTPLRVAYHTPCHMEKMGWAIYTLELLKRIPGVEVLVLDSRCCGIAGTYGFKSENYPTSQAIGEPLFKQIEASGVDMVITDCETCKWQIEMSTSKRCEHPITLLAQALA from the coding sequence ATGAGCCTGAATGAGACCGGTTTCGAAAGCTGCATTAAATGCACCGTCTGTACTACGGCCTGCCCGGTCAGCCGCGCCAATCCGCACTACCCGGGGCCGAAACAGGCCGGTCCGGACGGCGCTCGCCTGCGCCTTAAAGATCCTTCGCTGTATGATGAGGCGTTAAAATATTGCACCAACTGTAAACGCTGCGAAGTGGCCTGCCCGTCGGATGTGAAAATTGGCGACATCATTCAGCGCGCCCGGGCGGAATATGCGCCCCATAATCCCTCGTTACGTGACGCCTTGCTGAGCCATACCGACCTGATGGGATCGCTCTCCACGCCGTTTGCCCCGTTGATTAACGCCGCGACCGGCATGAAGCCAGTACGTCAGTTACTGGATAAAGCATTAAAAATCGATCATCGCCGTAGCCTGCCCAGGTATGCATTCGGCACGTTTCGCCAGTGGTATCGCAAACAGGCGGCGGCCCAGGCGAAATTCGCCGATAAAGTGGCGTTTTTCCATGGCTGTTATGTCAACTACAACAACGCAACGCTTGGCAAAGATCTGGTCTCCGTATTCAATGCGATGAACATCGGCGTGACATTGCTGAATAAAGAGAAGTGCTGTGGCGTCCCGCTCATCGCCAATGGTTTTGTCGACAAAGCGCGCAAACAGGCGCGGGTCAATGCCCGTTCGCTGGAAGAAGCGATTGTGGAACGCCAGCTACCGGTCATCGCCACCTCCTCCACCTGCACCTTTACGCTGCGCGATGAGTATCCGCACGTGCTGGACGTCGACACCACCCCGCTGCGCGATAGCATTGAGCTGGCGACGCGTTTCTTGTGGCGGCGTCTCGAAGAAGGCGCCACCCTGAATCTAAAACATACGCCGCTACGCGTGGCCTATCACACGCCCTGTCATATGGAAAAAATGGGCTGGGCGATTTATACCCTTGAGCTGTTGAAGCGTATTCCTGGTGTGGAAGTCCTGGTGCTGGACTCGCGTTGCTGCGGGATTGCCGGGACGTATGGTTTTAAATCCGAGAACTATCCCACCTCGCAAGCTATCGGCGAACCGCTGTTCAAACAGATTGAAGCGAGCGGCGTAGATATGGTGATTACCGACTGCGAAACCTGCAAATGGCAAATCGAGATGTCCACCAGCAAACGCTGCGAACATCCCATCACCCTGTTGGCGCAGGCGCTGGCCTGA
- the glpB gene encoding anaerobic glycerol-3-phosphate dehydrogenase: MKFDAVIIGGGLAGLICGIKLGEAGLRCAIVSRGQSALHFSSGSLDLLSHLADGTPVEDIESGLCELISQSPLHPYARVGASRVLDYADQTEALLARAGLTLQGHWRYAHSRLTPLGQWRKAWLSQQDAPCAPLSGKRIRVVGIAGFLDFEPLMVAEGLKRQGIEADTAELALPALDALRQNPSEFRSVNIARMLDDPRFTPQLLQELTTLASGYDTLLLPAVIGLEQPELPAQLQQALPCALNFIPTLPPSVPGMRTHNALTRYFRQTGGIIMEGDAVTGVTLNDQALHHISTRNHGDIPLKARHVVLASGSFFSNGLIAGRQQVREAILDLDLQPYNTEGDWSHPDFFHSQPWQLIGVNTNDQLQPSRHGQTLAGLYAIGTVLGGFDPVTQGCGGGVCAVTALHAAHHILSTGSRL; encoded by the coding sequence GCTGGCCTGATTTGCGGAATTAAGCTGGGCGAAGCTGGCCTGCGCTGCGCCATTGTCAGCCGTGGACAGAGCGCGCTGCACTTCTCTTCCGGCTCGTTGGATCTCCTCAGCCACCTCGCCGACGGCACGCCGGTTGAAGATATCGAATCCGGTTTGTGCGAATTAATCAGCCAGTCGCCGTTACACCCCTATGCACGCGTGGGCGCGTCAAGGGTGCTGGATTATGCCGATCAGACGGAAGCGCTGCTGGCGCGCGCCGGACTCACCTTACAGGGACACTGGCGCTACGCCCATTCACGCTTAACCCCGTTAGGACAATGGCGTAAAGCCTGGCTGAGCCAGCAGGATGCGCCCTGCGCGCCGCTTTCCGGTAAACGTATCCGGGTAGTGGGCATCGCGGGCTTTCTGGATTTCGAACCGCTGATGGTCGCTGAAGGATTAAAGCGGCAGGGTATTGAAGCGGATACCGCCGAACTGGCGCTGCCTGCGCTGGATGCGTTACGCCAGAATCCGAGCGAATTCCGCTCGGTGAATATAGCCCGCATGCTGGACGATCCGCGCTTCACGCCGCAACTATTGCAGGAACTGACAACGCTGGCGTCAGGTTACGACACCCTGCTGTTGCCGGCCGTGATCGGGCTTGAGCAGCCTGAGCTACCCGCTCAGTTACAACAGGCCCTGCCCTGCGCATTGAATTTTATCCCCACGCTCCCGCCTTCAGTGCCCGGCATGCGAACCCATAACGCATTGACGCGTTATTTCCGCCAGACCGGCGGCATCATTATGGAAGGGGATGCGGTCACCGGTGTGACGCTCAATGACCAGGCACTGCATCACATATCGACACGTAATCATGGCGATATTCCGCTAAAAGCGCGCCATGTGGTATTAGCCAGCGGTAGCTTCTTCAGTAACGGTCTTATCGCCGGGCGTCAGCAGGTCCGTGAAGCCATTCTCGATTTGGATCTTCAGCCGTACAACACTGAGGGTGACTGGAGCCATCCGGATTTCTTCCACTCCCAACCGTGGCAACTCATCGGCGTAAATACCAATGACCAACTTCAGCCGTCGCGCCACGGTCAAACGCTGGCAGGCCTGTACGCTATCGGCACCGTTCTTGGCGGGTTCGATCCCGTTACCCAGGGGTGCGGCGGCGGCGTCTGCGCCGTTACCGCCCTGCATGCCGCCCATCATATCCTCAGCACAGGGAGCAGATTATGA